CGATCACGTCGGTGATCTCTGCCTCGATCTTTTGCAGTTTCATCAGGGTCGACAGCCAGACGTAATACTGGTCCGCCGTGCGCTGCCATTCCGTTGCCGTCCGCCAGGTCGCGATAAATTCGGTCCCGTCCCAAATCGAAAAGACCGTGTTGGTGTTGCCGCAATCAATCGCCAAAAGCATCGGCTGTCCCCTTCTCTGGGATCAGAAATACACATCCGCGGCTGCAATAGCCACGCGCCCTTTTGCCGTGCGCAGGATCAGATTGCCAGCTTCATCGACATCTTCGAACACCCCTTCGGAGCTGTCGCGCATGGTCCGGGCTGTCACGACCTCGCCCAGCCGCGCTGCCTGTGCCAGCCACGCGCTGCGGATCGGCCCGAACCCATAAACCTGAAACTGTTCTTCGTACCGTGCGAAGGCTGCGGCCAGCGGGTCGAGCAAGTCGCGGGCAGAGACATCAACGCCAAGCTCCCCCGCAAGCGACACAGGTCGCAGGGCACCCGCCTCGACTTCGGACGGATCAGGGGCATGAGCCAAATTGACACCGATGCCGATCACCAGATGGGCACCGAGAGTTTCAAGCAGGATACCGGCGAGTTTGCCACCGTAGAGCAGAACATCGTTGGGCCACTTCAACGCAAACGGATCGCTTTGACCCGTGACCTCGATACAGGCGTCGCGCAGGGCAAGGCTGGCGACGAAACTGCGCAAGGCGGCCTGTGTGGGATCGGCGGGCATCGGCAGAACAACGGTTCCGGCG
Above is a genomic segment from Sulfitobacter sp. HNIBRBA3233 containing:
- a CDS encoding biotin--[acetyl-CoA-carboxylase] ligase, whose translation is MRSWPQGYARHVFDSLDSTLAEAARMVSDLRGPAWIMAEEQTAARGRRGRAWATPRGNFAGTVVLPMPADPTQAALRSFVASLALRDACIEVTGQSDPFALKWPNDVLLYGGKLAGILLETLGAHLVIGIGVNLAHAPDPSEVEAGALRPVSLAGELGVDVSARDLLDPLAAAFARYEEQFQVYGFGPIRSAWLAQAARLGEVVTARTMRDSSEGVFEDVDEAGNLILRTAKGRVAIAAADVYF